GGCAGCCCCCGGGCAAGTCACCGCCCCTGCCAGAAGGGGCTGGGAATGGAGGGGGCTCATGGCACACCCCACGCGGGGCCGGGACGTGGGCAGCGACTGCCCGGTGCCATAACACTCTGCTCCTCGGCCCATCTCCGCAGGCAGACGGGGCTGCTGGTTCTGGGGGCCAACACCAACCCCGATTTCCAGCGCTGCTGCCAGACCTTGGCACAGCACAACGTCCCCGGCGAGCTGTTCACCACGGAGTCGCTGCACGGGCGCTTCCCCGGCATCTGGCCCTACTGCGGGGAGGTGGGCGTGTCTGACCACACTGCAGGGGTCCTCTCCGCGGACAAGGCGCTCCGGGCTGTGCAGGTACCGGGCTGGGCCTGGGGGCGCGCGGCCCCAGGAGATGGGGGTACCGGGACAGCTCCGGCCAGGCCACAAGCCAGACCAATGGCCACTCTTGCCACAGATACGGGATGAGGCTCAGCTGGAGTCCCTGTGCCGTGGGGAACGCCCAGTGCTCTGCCCAGCGCCCGGGGTGCTGCCATGCGGCGCCCGGAGCTGCACAGCTTTGCCTGGCATTTCTCATCCCCGGCCTGTGCCCTCTGCACCGTCTCTGCAAGGCCATGGGCAGCCAGCAGCCCGCGTGGGGCCCCGTCACACTCCCGTGCCAGAGCCTGGCTTGGCCCCATTGCGGAGCCCAGGAACGAGGGGTTCCCTGGCCGGGCTCACACCCactgactgcaggggctgtgcactACGCTGCACCGCTCGACCCCTTGGGCAGGGCCCCCGCCCCAGGCTGAGCCAGCTCCCTCCCCAGGACGGGGTCCGGCGGTGCGGGGGAGCCCTGCGCGACGGGGAGAAGGTGACTGACATCAAGCCGGGGGTCGTGGTTACTGTGACAACCAGCAGAGGGGTGTACCAAGCCAAGAGTCTGGTGATTACAGCCGGCCCCTGGGCCAATAAGCTCCTGGCCCCGCTGGGACTGCAGCTGCCTCTTCAGGTAAGGGCTGGGTCTGGCTGTGCCCGGGTGACGTGGGGCAGGGCCAGCGCGAGCACAGGATCGTTACCCAGTGCTCTGCTGCTCTGCACAGCTCACTTCCACCCTGGCACCCGCCTGCAGTCAGCTCACCCGCGCGTGCGTATCCTGGCTGGGCACGTGGGGCTCCGTGTCCTGCATGCGCCTGGCTGGGCACGTGGGGCTCTGTGTCCCTGCCCTGGCTCACGGCTGGCTGGGCATGTGGGGCTCCGTGTCCCTGGCTCACACCTGGCTGTGCACATGGGGCTCCATGTCCCTGCATGCGCCTGGCTGTGCACTTGGGGCTCCGTGTCCCTGCCCTGGCTCATGCCTGGCTGTGCATGTGGGGCTCCGTGTCCCTGCACATGCCTGGCTGGGCACGTGGGGCTCTGTGTCCCTGCGCTCGCCTGGCTGGGCACGTGGGGCTCCGTGTCCCTGCTCGCGCCTGGTTGTGCACTTGGGGCTCCGTGTCCCTGGCTCACGCCTGGCTGGGTACATGGGGCTCCGTGTCCCTGCCCTGGCTCACGCCTGGCTGTGCATGTGGGTCTCCGTGTCCCTGCGCAGGCCTGCGGGCTCCATGCCTGTGCGGACAGGGCTGGGAGGAGCGAGCGCACCTTGCCAGGGGTCGCTGTTTGGGTGGTCAGAGCCCTGCAGTCGCTGCCTGGAGCGGCTGTGACATGTGGCACGGGGAGGGGGGCACTGGCCTAGGAGCTCATCTGGGTCAGGCTGGGCAGAGGGGCACAGGGCACCAGGCACCAGCCAGGAGGAGACCTGGTCTCCCACCCTGCCTGCCAGCTCTGCTGCGTGGTAGTGGGTCCGGCTGGCCCCGAACCTTGCTCACTGCACTGCCACCCCcacatgcccccgccccaagggAGCCGCATCGCTCTTCCCCACATCCCCCACCCTCAGGCAGGGAGGATACGACTCACCACGGGTGGCAGCAACCCAtgtgctccctgccctgcagacgCTGCGCATCAACGTCTGCTACTGGAAGGAGAAGGTCCCCGGGGCTTATGGGGTCTCAGCAAATTTCCCCTGCTTCCTGGCCCTCTGCGCCCCCCACCACATCTACGGACTGCCCTCCAACGAGTACCCAGGACTGGTGAAGGTGAGacggggcagcagggaggggggcccagcttatgcacccacacacccacgtgtacatacacacacacataccctctcgcacacgtgcacacacagacacacagacaccctcttgcacatgtgtgcacacatacacatatgagcacatacacacacaccctcttgcACGCATGTGCACAGACACACCCatatgtccacacacacacacacacaccctctcccacgtgtgtgcacacagacacacacacatgtacatacacccacatgtgcacacacacctcCACACACTTTGTTGGGGGACAGGCAGGATATGGGCGCTTCCCGGCCTGATgcagccccactgctgcagccctgggcttTGCCAACCCTGCccttgcgggggtgggggtgggggtgggggtgggggcgggcacaGAGCTTCgggggagggagcctgggggagagcccagctcaTTGGTGCTCTGCGGGGCCCgcgctgggaaggagcagggctggcctgaCCCTCCCCCCTAACCCCCCCAGATCTGCTATCACGCTGGCAGCCCGGCAGACCCCGAGGAGCGTGACCGGCCGCCCGAGGCCTCGGCCCTGCCCGACATCCAGATCCTCCAGGACTTCGTCagcaaacacctgccagggctgGTGCCGGAGCCGGCCGTGGTGGAGCACTGCATGTACACGGTGAGGGGCAGACGCTGGGCCCcagaactcccctcccagagcctgccagCTCACGTGGGCACCCCCTGCCTGGAGctagtcctggctcccagtccccctgtcGCCAACCTGCTAGCCCCTACTCCTCTGCCAgggccagaacccaggagtcctggctcccaggcagcCTGGCCTCTGCTTAGACGCCTGCTCCCAGGTCATGCCCCACATGGGTGGTGATGGACAGGCCAGGCAATGGACCCCAAAGTCACTTGGGTGCCCCcagaccctccccaccccagcaggaaCCAGGGTGCCAGTGTCCCCCTCGCCCACCCTGGGGGGTGCTCTGCCCTCCTTGACACGTGCGCACTGGCTCCCCGCAGAACACCCCAGATGAAGACTTCGTTCTGGATCGGCACCCCAAGTTCAGCAACATCGTCATTGGGGCGGGGTTCTCGGGTAAGTGGGGGTGGGACGGCGGGGGAGGGTTCTCGGGTAAGTGGGGGGATGGCTGCCTAGGGACCGAGATGTTCCCCATAGGGCTGGGATGGcccagctgcctccctccccGCTGCTCCATCCCCAGGCCCCGTTCAATCTGCTGCcactgctcagccctgccccagtgCTGGTCCCACCCCACGGGGACGGTGTGGTGCAgatccccccagctgcagggcgcCCCGGGCGTTCCTAGGGACACTGGCCGGCAGCCTGGCTGGGGTGGCCGAGGCCTGTGCCAGCCCGGGGGCAGGCGAGCATGGGCAGTGCCCGTGGCACAGGGCTAGCTCTCGGGGCGGCTGTTCCCAGCCGACTGGAGTCTCTGCGCTTCTGCCCACACAGGCCATGGGTTCAAGCTGGCGCCAGTGGTCGGGAAGCTCTTGTGCCAGCTCAGCGTGGGGGAGGAGCCGTCCTACGCCATGGAGCCGTTTCGCATCCGCCgcttcccagccctgcccgccgCTGCCCTGTAGCCTGCCCTGCGCCtgggctgccccggggctggggcctaTGGGGCCGGGAGGAGACCAGGGGAGAACTGCCGTCCACCCCCAGGCTTCATGGGCACATCCACGTGCCCAGCGACCCCGCGCCAGTGCTGGAGCTGGGCCGGGCCCAGGGGTTTCTGCTACCAGCGTCGCTGGCCCCAAGCTCTGCAGGCTGGCCGAGCCCGGACAGAAACGGGGGGCCTGGCTGCGGGCCTGGGGGGGTCGAgctgagtgtgggggggtcacCCTTCTGCCTGGGCTCTGTACCCCGGTTTGTTTGGGTCTCAGCATCCCCCCGTGCTGGGCACACACAGCCCGAGACAAGGGGAGCATGAGACTCCCCACTCCTGTTCCAACCAATAAACACTGGCAAGCCATCCCCGTGTGCCAGCTCTCACCCCAGCTGGGGGGACCCCGGCCAGcgtggagggggctgggggctcccTGGGCTCCAGGAAGCTGAACAAGCCCCACCatgctgggtgggggtgggccGGACGGGTGGGGGTAGGttggagaggtgggggttggCTGGTCAGATGAGTGGGGCTGGACAGGTGGGGGTAGGTTGGACGGGTGAGGGTTGGACGGACAGGTGGGGTAGGTTGGATGGATGAGTGGGGCCGGACGGGTGGGGGTTGGCCAGACAGGTGGGGGTAGGTTGGATGGGTGGAGGTTGGACGGACGGGTGGGGTAGGTTGTACGGATGAGTGGGGCCGGACAGGTGGGGGGTCCCTGGCTCACTTGGAGATCGACCGATGGCGCCATGAGACACTAAGCCCCGTCTTGGCCCCACGTGGCTCCAGGCCGGCCAGCAGTGAGCCGTGGGCACGAGCCTGAGCTGCCCCCACCTGGCCCCACACATGAAGCCGCCTCCAgcaggtgccccccaccccccgtgtgcTTTGCAGCGGCGCCGCTCGGCACCAGCTCATCCCGGCGCGTTGTCGGGCTCAGGACGATGAAGCTGTTTAAGCAGGAGACACTCGCTTAGGGGGCAAGTGACTGTTTGAATGTTAAATGTGCCATTTTATTATCATTAGATCGCTCCCACGTAATGAAAGCGCATTAGTGCAGTGCAGGCTTTATGGCGCCGCGTGCCCAGCCTGCCCCATTTGTTTCCAAGCGCTCACGTGAGAACCGGCCCGGCTCCTGGCTTGGGGCTCTGGAGCCGACGGCGCCAGCGGGGATGCAGCCCCGTGCGCCAGGCGGGTTGCCGTGGCCCAGGCCAGGTCCTGCGTGGGGACAGCCCGACCTTGCCCCGGGTTTCCGGCGGAGAGGTTAAGGGCAGCGCTGGGCGTGATGAATCACTTAGTTCAGACGCCAGCCGCAGCCATCTGGCTGCCCCACAGGGACTGCGGAGGGTGCGAGGGCccgtgcctggggcaggggcagcgtgtagCGTGCTCACCCCGCCCCGGCTGTTTGGTTTCCTGCCGCACTGATCCAGGCCCTGCCTGGCTTGACAGGCTGAGCCGGGCTCCCCACGGGGAGCGGGCGAATCCGCGCAGCGGGCACAGGTAAGGCCATCGCACTGTGGCCCAGCAGCAGCTGCGGGTCCATTGCCCGGGCTAAGCTGGAGCTGGGCATGCTGGGCGGAGGGTGCAGCCACCCCACCGCCCGCTGCACTGGCGCCCACACGTCTCGCGGTGCAAGGAGCTCTCGCTGCCAATGCCAATGGATCCGGGGACCCCCTGGTTCTAAGGAACCTGCCTCACAAGAGCGCTAGGTCCAGGGACACACGAGGAGCTCCGGAGAGATGCGACGATCTCCAGGCCTGGTGGATCAGGCAGGTCACTCAAAGGCAGCGagccgggcgcagggggtgggggcagcattggTTCTCACACACGAAGCCCCTGGCACAGTGGGGTGAAGGCACCCGGGGAGCCTGCAGCTGGAGCGGGGCAGGAACCCTGGCTTGAGGTGACCATCACAGGGCTGGTGTGGTGCGTTTGGGGGCGCAGAGAGGCGCCCTGCAGCCTTCGCTCTCTTCTCCTGCAGCACCTGGAGAGacgcaggggctggctgcagctgTCGGCAGGCCCAAGGCAGGTTGGTGGAGCCCGCAGGAGGGCGCGAGTGGCTGccaggctgtggggcagggacctgaCGCCCTggcgctgggggcaggtgggaggacGGTGACCCACAGCCCCGAGAAGCGTCACCTGCTCAGCAACAACcccagggggcagagggaagggcaGACTGGCCTGGAGCGACACAGGGAGCTGGGTTCCCATGCCAGCCAGGCCCATCCCCCCTGCCCAAGGCCTGGGGACCTGCCCGCCTGCCGGGGGCAGGGGACCAAGCTGTGCCCCTCTGACCTCCGCTGCATTCCATCTCCGGCGCCACACCACCCATCAGGGGCTAACGCTCCAGCTGCCTCGTTCTCCATCACCAGACAGCCCCGGGGAGGGTCCACCTCCCTctgagccaggggctgggggggtccaGGGCAGGCTGTGCGCCCCACAGAACAGGCTTCCAGGTTCCCATATTTGCATTTCACTCGCTGATTGGGGTCCAGGGTGCCCCGGAGCAGAGCAATGAACTCCCCTCGCAGCCCGGGAGCCAGCGAGCACCTGGCAGGAGCGCTGAGCAAAGGGCCGAGgccaggggcaggaaggggctcgCGCTCGCTGGGCGTACTGGCCCTCTGCTGCAGCACGTCAGGACACAgctgccctgcagccctggcGGCCTATATAGGTCGCCTTAATAGCTGCCATTGCCGACGGCCGCATTCCCCTGCTCCTGGCTGTGGTGAGCGCTTCCCCCACTGaaggggggcagcatggggggtgaggggcagggctctCAGTCGGTGCAGCTCCCCCCAGGAGCCCCCACGGGCTCTCGGCTCCCTTTTCCTGGCTGGGAGCggcagggtgagggaggagggtcaGCAGAGTCTAAGGCCGCATCTGGCCATGGAGCTGGGGTGAGCCCCGCCAGCTCCCGTGCACACGCTCCCCCCAAGCCAGCCTCTGCAAAGACCCGTGGCAGCACGGGGGGGACCCCATGGGCTGCCCCTTTGCAAACCTGCCTGTCCCCAGTCCATAGCCCTGGGCGCAGGCAGCCAGCACTGCTGGGACTACCCTGCCCTGGCTCACTGAGCTGGACTCGCCTCCAGCGCCTAGCGTACACGGAGCCTCCCTTCAGGCCCTGGGTCATCCAgggagtctggggcagggaagggagatgaaCCCAACCCCAGGGCCGGCCTTCCTTGCAAACAGATGTGGTGCAAGGAAAAGGGGCTGGAAGCAGGACTCTGGCTCCATGCCTGGCTCTGCCTCGGTCTCTGTCTACACAGCTCTGGGGGGCCCCCGCTCCTTATGGCTGCGGGCAGAGCAGCTCGGAGAAGCTTCATGCCCAGCTGCCAACCGCGGCAGCAGATAACCGGGACCTGGGCGAATCTCCTGCCGTGGCGCAGGGGAGGCGCAGAGGCTGGAGGGCGGCTGGCAGCTGACTGGACACGCGCGGTGACAGATGGGTCAGCGAAGCCGGCACAGGCGGGATGGAGCAgggacccccccagctccctggggcACAAGGGGAGGCGGCTGGAGACACAGGGAGCAcgggcaggccggggggctccAGCCGCGGtgcccaggggaaggggcaggcagggagctctgGCGCTCCCCGCTCGAAGGGCCCCGAGGGGCTTTGGGACCCGCCCAAgcgcagggcaggagctggggggccctgcagctaggaggtggggcaggaagtGAGGAGCAGCGTCTCCAGtcaggcagtggggggctgctgCTGGCCTCTGAGGACCCATTCCCGGCCCAGCCAAAGGCCTTGGTAGCCCCCAGGGGCCTGCTGCTGCTCCCGCCAGCCCAGCGAGCCGCCCGTGGGCTGAGCGCCACACGGGCCCTCAAGGGGAAACGCTCAGGGAAGGGGCCAAGGCTGGGCCCGGCCTCCACTACCCAGCATACACCAGGGCACCACGCGGCAGAGATTCCGAGTGTGATTATGCAAATAAGTGGCTCTTCCAAATTACCATAACTTTAAATAATTAACACCAGCCGCCCGAGGGCTCCCGGGCCCTGCTTCTCATCTGCATATTTATTGCGATTTATAAATGATTCAAACACCttccatggggcgggggggacacgcagcctctgcctcagcccctgcccctgagcaGGAGTGGGACACGGAAAGTGGGGCAGGCCTGGAGCCAGGGGGAACCAGGCTGGGCCAGTCCCTCCCATCCATTGCATGGGGTGAGCTGCCCTAGCCCATGGCCCAGGGCAGGTGGGATTGGATCCAACAGTGCAAGGCCAGGCCGGGGCAgcgcgctggggggtggggatgtgagggttgggcagggccagggggcagcacgctgggggctggaggtgggagggtTGGGCTGGGCAggaccaggccaggccagggggcagtgcgctggggggtgggagggttgggcTGGGCAGGGTCAGGCCAGGGGGGCAgcgcgctggggggtgggagggttgggcagggcagggccagacCAGCGGGCAacgcgctggggggtgggagggttggcccgggcagggcagggcaggggcaggccagggggcagcgcgctggggggtgggagggttggcccgggcagggcagggcaggggcaggccagggggcagcgcgctggggggtgggagggttggcCCGGGCAGAGGCAGGCCAGGGGGCAgcgcgctggggggtgggagggttgggcagggcagggccaggccagcgGGCAGCGCGCTGGGTGGTGGGAGGGTTGGCCCGGGTAGAGCAGGGCAGGGTCAGGCCAGGCGGCAgcgcgctggggggtgggagggttgggcagggcagggcaggggcaggccagggggcagCACGCTGGGGGCTGAGCTCTGAGCCATGGGGAGGCAGTGCCAGCTGTGCAGGTGAATCCCGGGGGTCCCGGCCAGCCCAGCCTGCTCTGTCCGTGGGCTCGGCCGCTGGCATGGGCTATGCAGAGGCAGCCCAGGGCCCCCGTCCCGCTCCCGCCGGGCTGGCAGCAATGAAGCCCTTGGCAGGCAGCTGTGCTAATGCACCATGGCAGAGGCAATCAGGGGAAGCGACAGCAGCAGCAAGTGCTGATGACAAGGGCGTCTCGGGGCCCTGGCTGTGCGGGTGGGGATCCAGCCGGGCTCCATGCAGGGAGGAGGGAACGCCGGCCCTGCATGCCGCCTACGGGGAGCGCCCGAGCCAGCCTCCCAAGCTCCCGCCAGGAGGGGCTGCCTGCAGTCCCCTCCTCCAGAGCCAGGCAGAACCGGGCCGGGGGATGTGGCTGGACTCAGCCTTAATGGGAGGAGACCAGCTGTGTGTGTCCAGGAGCCCGCGGGGGATGGAAACGGGGGGTGGGAGAAAGCAGCAGACGACACACGTCAGCACAAATCACCATGGGCAGGCGGGGGCCCGGGAGGGGACGAGGCATGGGCAGGGGTGGGCCCAGAGGGGGATAAGGGGtgagcagcagggcaggggtgggcctgggagaggatgaggggtgagcaggggtgggcagcagggcaggcgggggcccGGGAGGGGACGAGGAGTgggcagaggagagcagcagaTGAGCTCTGGGCCCCACAAGGCCCCAGGAAGACGTCCGTGCTGGGGTGAGTGAGGACTGGAGCACAGCACTAGGGGGCAAGcaggctgccccagcccagggcaccacctccctccctccctctgccacgTGCCCggctgctccccccagctctgcctgccccattcCCCTGTGGGCCAGGAGGGAGCCAGGCTTCTGGCTGAAGCCCTGGGCGGGCGCAGGGTGGGGGGCTACAGTGGAGCTGGCTTCCCTCGGCCAGCAGCTCTCATGTGTCACGTAGCAAATATTCAGCACATTTTTTCTCCCAAGCATCCTGCAAAGGCGCCAAGCCATAAATCATGCGTGTGCGCggccggggcgggggtgggggggacgtgCTCTGTTCCACCCTTTCCCGCTGC
This is a stretch of genomic DNA from Chrysemys picta bellii isolate R12L10 chromosome 19, ASM1138683v2, whole genome shotgun sequence. It encodes these proteins:
- the PIPOX gene encoding peroxisomal sarcosine oxidase, whose amino-acid sequence is MAAAGEPHSSLYDTIVVGAGIQGSFTAYHLAKRGRETLLLEQFPLPHSRGSSHGQSRIIRHAYPQEHYARMMAESYRLWEQLEAEAGVPLYRQTGLLVLGANTNPDFQRCCQTLAQHNVPGELFTTESLHGRFPGIWPYCGEVGVSDHTAGVLSADKALRAVQDGVRRCGGALRDGEKVTDIKPGVVVTVTTSRGVYQAKSLVITAGPWANKLLAPLGLQLPLQTLRINVCYWKEKVPGAYGVSANFPCFLALCAPHHIYGLPSNEYPGLVKICYHAGSPADPEERDRPPEASALPDIQILQDFVSKHLPGLVPEPAVVEHCMYTNTPDEDFVLDRHPKFSNIVIGAGFSGHGFKLAPVVGKLLCQLSVGEEPSYAMEPFRIRRFPALPAAAL